CATGATGATCATGGGTATCCCCAACGTGGGTAAATCGACGCTGATGAACGCCCTGCTCAAACGCAAGGCGGCCAAGGTGGGCGACGAACCGGCCGTCACCAAGCACCAGCAGACGCTGGATCTCGGTCCGGGGCAGACGCTGACCGACACGCCCGGCATGATGTGGCCGAAGATCGAGTTCGACTCAGACGGCTACATGCTCGCCGCCAGCCATGCGATCGGCCGCAACGCGGTGATCGACGAGGAGGTGGCGGTCTTTCTCGGCGACATCCTGCTGGCGCGGTATCCGGCGCTGGTCGCGGCGCGCTACAGGCTCGACGCCGCAGGGCTCGACGGCCCGGCGCTGGTCGAGGCGGTGGGGCGCCGGCGCGGCTGCCTGGTGAAGGGCGGCGGGATCGACCTGGAAAAGGCGGCGCAGGTCCTGCTGCAGGACTACCGCGACGGCGCGCTCGGCCGCATCAGCCTGGAGACGCCGGACACGCGGGCGGCGATGATCGCCGTGGCCTGTGCGGCCCGGGCCGCTGGCGAGCCGGAATCCGACCAGGCGCCGCTCGAAGACGACGAGGAGTGAGGCACTCCGCCGGCGAGTCGTGGCCGCCGTGTGCCGGTCTCGCCGCGGCGGCGGTCGCTTTCAGAGCGTGCCGTCGTTGCAGGGCTTGATCTCCGTCCACTGCAGCCATTGCCCGCAGGCGTTGCGCGGGCCGCGCAGGGAGCCGTGCCACGGGCCTTCGTTGCACGGGCCGCGGCTGTTGGCCGGATTCAGATGCACCGTCCGGCCGTCCTCGCCGATGCGGCGTTCGCCACCCCAGCGGTTGCAGGTCGGGCAGCGGCGCAGTTCGCCGACGGGCAGGGGCGGGCGGGCGTTCATCGGCTGCTCAG
This DNA window, taken from Thauera sp. K11, encodes the following:
- the ylqF gene encoding ribosome biogenesis GTPase YlqF, which translates into the protein MPIQWFPGHMASARKKAAEAMAAIDVVIEVTDARLPEASSNPMIAELRRFRNRPCLKLLNKSDLADPDATHAWMAFYNRQPGVKAVAISARNAGDVARIPALCRQLAPHRDDGIKPLRMMIMGIPNVGKSTLMNALLKRKAAKVGDEPAVTKHQQTLDLGPGQTLTDTPGMMWPKIEFDSDGYMLAASHAIGRNAVIDEEVAVFLGDILLARYPALVAARYRLDAAGLDGPALVEAVGRRRGCLVKGGGIDLEKAAQVLLQDYRDGALGRISLETPDTRAAMIAVACAARAAGEPESDQAPLEDDEE